The nucleotide sequence aggttTGGAAGCGTTTgtggaagctcaaggcaagtcacacagattccaaacaaccctttgagcatgttgaacccgtttaaagataatgttttatttcaacttatgcattattttcgaatgtcatcgggtggtgagcctttcccaattaattaatggccgaagatgactttattttcctatgggttataatttgcttagctggaaccttatatattggtttggttcagctaaatgctatatatatatatatatatataattgcttagccatgcttagaaacattagctcactaatgggatgaatcatactacattattatttatggttatatttaatggtagctcacgatggttaattgtgttatgataattaattgacaattaaaacttgacaatggcgggttgtgagcacatggttttgaaggtcatgctcatgataattaaggaccggttcgcgagctactgttgtgaaacaattaccatgccaaccacaagccagcgtgggcaacggctttaccttttgtatagcatgattcattgcggggtgccagactaagaagcggcgagaagtccgtggggtcgctggggagtccatgcctctggtttttgagggggtgattatgatccaggaatggtgcactgtggtgagttgtgttgtgcgaagggtattgtcacaatttCCCCCTTTGTagtgccgtggtggtacttcggggcatggcaacatgtgtggaattgtgtcttgtgggtacagtggtacatctctggccagagtaaaactattcgaatggccgtgcccgcggtcatgggcgggttgagaaatgtttttcgtgattagtctcacacctctcacaaataattattgatgcaataactggtaataatttgtttagttcctggtttggagttagatctgtacagccgggtatggttgttcaggatggttgggcctgagcagcacgggtgtgctgttcagtgttaattaaaatttctaattaattactctactgttttactcttaaatctttgctaaatgctgcttttgcaaatgagcctatattatgccatcctttggtatccttgtgcacttgcatatttgctgtgtggcttgttgagtatgtcatatgctcatcttgcaataatcatcaaacctcagttgaagaaaaaggatccagaaagagaagacgtttggcttataccccagttgagctgcctgtgggagtggagctgaagccatcgctagaccgttaattccactgctgtttttttttcttctgtaagtatgtaacgttattattatgatggatttgtatattaaattgtcagtttgtgtacctcggctgattcctagaTGAGGGTTTTATGCataaataagttcggaaattactagtgaatttccggacGTGACAGGCCAAAAATTGGGCATTAGCGGGCGTGAAAAATCTTCATAATTGGCTTTCTTTTAGTTAGCTCGGATCAAAGGTCTTGAGCTCGTTTTCGTCTTTGTACAGTTCACTCCCGAAATGCTTGAGGAGATCAGATGTCCAACGAAAAAAAAGATCGGATGAACAAACTACTAATAGTACCCCATGTCTCCACACATTCATATGATGGTCTTCAAAATGTTTTATCTTTTAAACTATTTATCCAATTTATGATATGATCACATCATtatatttgttacaattaaatctttacaacaagatatcacatcatTGCATTccgatgaaagaaaaatatatgtttcaatccgtTAAATTTAATGTTTCAGACACAGTAGCAATATGTTTCAACGTGTGTTTTTGTtatgtttcataaaaaaaattaaatgtttcAATAACTAATTTTTTTGTTTCACTATGTGCAACTCAATGTTTCACCAATGACCGAAAAAATATGAGACGCTATTGCCCCTAGTCTCTCTCATGCTATTCTATTAGCTTTCTCCCACACACCACGCATGATGCAAGTATTTAGTGatcttaaaaattattttttcttttaaactaCTTATTCGTTGAACGATTTGATCGCACCGTTAAattcgttataattaaatctttacaacaagatattgcatgattatattttgatgaaagaaaaacatatatttcaGACAATAAAAATTTCATATGTGATAGAAATATGTTTCACCATGTGTTCTTATTATGTTTCACAAAAAGTTCTATATGTTTCATAGGCTgacttttttgttttgtttcactatgtataactTAATGTTGCACCAACAGtcaaccgaaatatttgactgTCCAATTTTTATTACAACGTCGGACGTCCGATTTGTAGCTCTCTCCGTTTACTCCTTCTCTATTTAATAAAAATTGGCAGGTTGCCTTTTCTTAAAAAAGCAAAATTTAAAGAAGAGAAATAAATTTTGGATTGGCTATGTTAATATGATATGACCTTATGACTCACCAGTAGTCCACGGCCCAACAACAAACAACGGGCCGAACCGGTGTGTCGCCTCGACCGCGACCGCGACGGGCTCAGAGTCAGACGCGTCGCCTTGCGTGGCCCAGTTGCCAACCTCACCGCCACGGCGGTGCCTATCCTCTCCTCAACCCATCTCCTCCctatctctccttttttttttctccccaaaTCACCCCTCCGCCGAAACGGGAGCTcgatctccgccgccaccgccaatcCCCGAACCCTACCTCTCCCCCCCTCCACCCATGGCGctctcccgccgcctcctcccgctcctcctccgccgcgggtccaccccctccctctcccccgcccgcgcgctctCCACGGCCGCCGTGACGGCCGATgctcccgccgcggcggcggcggcggcggaggaggaggcgatgacCATCAAGGGCGTGCGCATCTCGGGGCGGCCGCTGTACATGGACATGCAGGCGACCACCCCCGTCGACCCGCGGGTGCTCGACGCCATGCTCCCCTTCTACCTCTCCCGCTACGGGAACCCCCACTCCCGCACCCACCTCTACGGCTGGGAgtccgacgccgccgtcgaggaggcccgcgcccgcgtcgcctccctcgtcggcgccgaccCCAGGGAGATCTTCTTCACCTCCGGCGCCACCGAGTGCAACAACATCGCCGTCAAGGGCGTCATGCGCTTCtaccgcgaccgccgccgccacgtcgtcACCACGcagaccgagcacaagtgcgtCCTCGACTCCTGCAGGTACCTCCAGCAGGAAGGCTTCGAGGTCACCTACCTCCCCGTGCGCCCCGACGGCCTCGTCGACGTCGCGCAGCTCGCCGACGCCATCCGCCCCGACACCGGCCTCGTCTCCGTCATGGCCGTCAACAACGAGATCGGCGTCGTGCAGCCACTCGAGGAGATTGGTCGAATCTGCAAGGAGAAGGGCGTGCCCTTCCATACTGATGCTGCCCAGGCGCTCGGGAAGATCCCGATTGATGTCAACCAAATGGGGATTGGGCTCATGTCTTTGTCTGCGCACAAGATTTATGGGCCAAAGGGCGTGGGTGCTCTCTATCTGCGTCGTCGACCCCGCATTCGTGTGGAGCCGCAGATGAGTGGCGGTGGCCAGGAACGCGGAATTCGCAGTGGAACAGTGCCAACGCCTCTTGTTGTTGGATTTGGTGCTGCCTGCGAAATTGCGGCTAAAGAGATGGACTATGATCACAGGAGAGCCTCGGTTCTGCAGCAGCGCCTTCTTGATGGCATCCGTGGACAGGTTGATGATATTGTTATCAATGGAAGCATGGAGCATCGGTACCCTGGTAACCTGAATTTGtcatttgcatatgttgagggGGAGAGCTTGCTGATGGGCCTGAAGGAGGTGGCTGTGTCGAGTGGCAGTGCCTGCACTAGTGCCAGCTTGGAGCCCTCTTATGTGCTGCGGGCACTTGGTGTAGAAGAGGACATGGCGCACACCTCCATTCGCTTTGGCATTGGCCGCTTTACCACTGAGGAAGAGGTTGACAGAGCAATTGAGCTCACCGTGCATCAGGTGAAGAAGCTTCGTGACATGAGTCCACTGTATGAGATGGCCAAGGCAGGCATTGACCTCAAGAGTATCCAGTGGGCGCAGCACTGAGACAGCTTTCACTTAGAGCTAATCCCTGGCTGCTTTTGAAGTGCACGGAAGGACACATAGATAGGTACATGGCTCTGCTGCTTTGTGATATATCCTGTTTTATTTCATAATTATTTCATAAGGGAGATGTGGAATTGCTATGGCTGCTATTAAGTTGCTTGAGTAACCTTGCACCCATGAATCTTCACATTGTGAATTTGATAGGTTACCTGTGGCACGTTTTGAGCATATAACAATCCACGCAATGTTTTCCCAGTGATTAGTTCTGAGTGTACATTCATTTACTTTGGAGATCTTCTCACTATGCCAAAAGGAAAGGTAAAATTCAGAACAAAGTAACACCACTGTGCAGAGATAAATCATTTTTATCAATGTATCAGCTgttaaaaaaatggaaaaatgtCTTGCTTCCAAGGGATCAATACAAGAAAGTCGCCAAGTTTACCTTTGTTAGCAGGATTTCATCTTATTGTTGTTTCACGTCTTTTTGTTTGACAATTGTTCCAGATGAATTGCTGGAATTTCAGAGCATGCTTTTCATCCTTTGACATGCCAAAGTTTCGTGGATTGTATTACCAATAATTGTCACATGGTTAAACTTGGCTACATGACAATAAGTCAATATGACTGTTGGGTGTTTGGGTTGTCATTGATGTTTCTAGTCACCTATCAAATCTCAGGCTATCAGTTCTTACTTGCACAAGCTAATCAATGAGGGTCCGCTACTATATCTCATTTCTTAAAATGAAAAACAAACTGCAGCACAAGACAAAGTTAGCGTCCCAATGTTATGCAGCAATGCGTTTAGAGCAGTGGTTATAAGCTCTGTCTTCCATAAATTTGTTGAGTTTTGTTGGCTTTGCAGTtcgctcttcttttcttttctttttttaggtgTGCATAAATCTACAAGACTACAACTATAGAGTTAGTTCTGGCTCTAGGACACATGTTCCACCTAGCTGGACTGTAGGTTCCAGCTCAATATTGAATATTGGTCACAGGATTTCATTTTTCTTAAGTACTACTGAGATTTTTTGTTTGTCAATAGTTTGTCATCACTTGCTGAAAATTTGAGAGCATGCTTTATTTGCTTAGACTGAATTTAAACCTTACCAAAAGATAATATCTCTAATAGTTTGTCATCAATTGCTGAAATTTGAGAGCGTGCTTTATTTGCTT is from Oryza sativa Japonica Group chromosome 9, ASM3414082v1 and encodes:
- the LOC4346775 gene encoding cysteine desulfurase, mitochondrial, which codes for MALSRRLLPLLLRRGSTPSLSPARALSTAAVTADAPAAAAAAAEEEAMTIKGVRISGRPLYMDMQATTPVDPRVLDAMLPFYLSRYGNPHSRTHLYGWESDAAVEEARARVASLVGADPREIFFTSGATECNNIAVKGVMRFYRDRRRHVVTTQTEHKCVLDSCRYLQQEGFEVTYLPVRPDGLVDVAQLADAIRPDTGLVSVMAVNNEIGVVQPLEEIGRICKEKGVPFHTDAAQALGKIPIDVNQMGIGLMSLSAHKIYGPKGVGALYLRRRPRIRVEPQMSGGGQERGIRSGTVPTPLVVGFGAACEIAAKEMDYDHRRASVLQQRLLDGIRGQVDDIVINGSMEHRYPGNLNLSFAYVEGESLLMGLKEVAVSSGSACTSASLEPSYVLRALGVEEDMAHTSIRFGIGRFTTEEEVDRAIELTVHQVKKLRDMSPLYEMAKAGIDLKSIQWAQH